In Chaetodon auriga isolate fChaAug3 chromosome 7, fChaAug3.hap1, whole genome shotgun sequence, a genomic segment contains:
- the slc13a5b gene encoding Na(+)/citrate cotransporter produces MAFFKYLRSVKNEFILFSTPFLLLPLPLVIGTSEAECAYVIVLMAVYWCTEVLPLAVTALLPALLFPLFGIMQSKQVCMQYLKDANLLFVGGLMVAIAVEHWNLHKRIALRVLLFVGVRPALLMLGFMGVTAFLSMWISNTATTAMMVPIVQAVLDQLNSSEAEIPQILSSEEQVQTSETDSKQPQQTEKQSEGQASVVVTFLDATVEAERHKDAAEKRRMCKGMTLCVCYAASIGGTATLTGTGPNLVLKGQMNQLFPQNGDVINFASWFGFAFPNMILMLTLAWLWLQFVFMGFNFKKTWGCGALKTEKDIAAYNVIREEHRLLGPMSFGEISVLGLFILLVVMWFTRDPGFVAGWATDIFNSKAEYVTDATVAVFIAVLLFVLPSKPPRFCSWRTQSFDTAPHQAAGPTPPLLTWKVAQKKLPWGIVLLLGGGFALAKGSEESGLSKWIGDQMTPLQNIPPWAIAIILCLLIATFTECTSNVATATLFLPVLASMSQSIGINPLYVMVPCTLSASFAFMLPVATPPNAIVFSYGYLKVVDMARTGIVLNIIGILCITLAINSWGKAMFNLDSFPAWANVTGV; encoded by the exons ATGGCATTCTTCAAATATCTTCGCTCTGTTAAGAATGAATTCATCCTCTTCTCAactccatttcttcttcttccattgCCTTTAGTGATCGGGACATCG GAGGCAGAATGTGCCTATGTGATAGTCCTGATGGCGGTTTACTGGTGCACAGAGGTCCTACCACTGGCTGTGACTGCTCTCCTCCCAGCCCTGCTTTTCCCATTGTTTGGCATTATGCAGTCCAAACAA GTGTGTATGCAGTACCTGAAGGACGCAAACCTGTTGTTTGTGGGCGGACTGATGGTCGCAATAGCCGTGGAGCACTGGAATCTGCACAAGCGCATTGCCCTGAGGGTGCTGCTCTTTGTTGGTGTGCGTCCAGCGCT TCTGATGTTGGGTTTCATGGGTGTGACAGCCTTCTTGTCCATGTGGATCAGTAACACGGCAACCACAGCCATGATGGTGCCTATTGTTCAAGCAGTGCTGGATCAGCTCAACAGCAGTGAGGCTGAGATACCTCAGATTCTCAGCTCAGAGGAGCAGGTTCAGACATCAGAGACTGACAGCAAACAGCCTcaacagacagagaagcagagtgaGGGACAAG CCTCAGTGGTGGTGACTTTCTTAGATGCCACAGTGGAGGCTGAGAGACATAAGGACGCAGCAGAAAAGCGGAGAATGTGCAAAGGGATGaccctgtgtgtttgttacgCTGCAAGCATCGGAGGCACCGCCACATTGACAGGAACCGGTCCCAATCTGGTGCTCAAGGGCCAGATGAACCA ACTCTTTCCTCAGAACGGAGACGTGATTAACTTTGCCTCCTGGTTCGGCTTTGCCTTCCCTAACATGATCCTCATGCTCACACTGGCGTGGCTTTGGCTGCAGTTTGTCTTCATGGGATTCAA CTTTAAGAAAACGTGGGGCTGCGGGGCTCTGAAAACAGAGAAGGACATTGCTGCATATAATGTGATCCGTGAGGAGCACCGTCTGCTGGGGCCCATGTCCTTTGGAGAGATAAGTGTCCTGGGTCTCTTCATTCTGCTGGTGGTGATGTGGTTCACAAGGGACCCAGGCTTTGTCGCCGGCTGGGCAACAGATATCTTCAACTCCAAAGCAGA GTATGTGACGGACGCCACAGTGGCAGTCTTCATTGCGGTCCTTCTCTTTGTCCTGCCCTCAAAACCCCCACGTTTCTGTTCGTGGAGGACCCAAAGTTTTGACACAG CACCCCATCAAGCTGCTGGCCCAActcctcctctgctcacctGGAAAGTTGCCCAAAAGAAGCTACCATGGGGTATCGTGCTTCTTCTTGGAGGAGGCTTTGCTCTGGCCAAAGGCAGTGAA GAATCAGGACTCTCAAAGTGGATAGGAGATCAAATGACTCCCCTGCAAAACATCCCTCCCTGGGCAATTGCTATCATCTTATGCCTGCTGATTGCTACCTTCACCGAGTGCACCAGCAATGTGGCCACTGCGACGCTCTTCTTACCTGTCTTAGCCTCCATG TCTCAGTCCATTGGAATCAATCCACTGTACGTCATGGTGCCTTGTACACTGAGTGCCTCTTTTGCCTTCATGCTGCCTGTTGCTACACCTCCAAACGCCATAGTCTTCTCTTACGGATACCTCAAGGTTGTTGACATG GCCAGGACAGGAATAGTCTTGAACATCATTGGCATCCTTTGTATTACACTGGCCATCAACAGCTGGGGCAAGGCCATGTTTAACCTGGACTCCTTCCCCGCCTGGGCCAACGTCACCGGGGTGTGA
- the wdr81 gene encoding WD repeat-containing protein 81: MDWLMNAVEKDLGVDRRQQGPGPRPRELVALVPTRWVLGLRERRIMRCARFDSISEAEIRTYLQCSQAKLPPGWTRVCIQGLRKSKLSYRLARDPCHEQMEFMSQDSYVKTMQCVSQHNVRNLWRDTHYKLVQAYAAASEQMHTAAVDAVRQALQKLFNSTFISSDKVSPSLSPAREKEKENYLSSSSSCFSKSQSDHLCPNVLPAECLLETAEVLYVILPYTQYSLHDIVSFSPAKLANSHAKVLFILYQLLIALQTCHAAGLSCGELSLQDIAVDEQLCSRLKIHLAHYEELGAEEDANSDVTGREVPKSVLPRDYSCMSQENKRLCKDCFGELKMLVLDWVHGRVSNFRYLMELNRLAGRREGDPNYHPVLPWVVDFTVPFGKFRDLRRSKFRLNKGDKQLDFTYEMTKEALAAAVGNGVGGSGVGGDLSGSVGAGGAGQPDHLHVPHHISDVLSDITYYVYKARQTPKSVLCSHVRSQWEPNEYPASMERMQSWTPDECIPEFYTDPSIFRSIHPDMPDLDVPSWCKSCEEFIEVHRRLLESREVSQHLHHWIDLTFGYKLSGKEAVKAKNVCLHLVDNHTNLTTYGVVQLFDQPHPPRLSPSQYAPAEPPLLGLAALTVPSLHVPQINTMADTVDGMVPESTGCESSAWTVVDRDEELEQGMEALDSLSSTGSSGPVSCSVPMPSTTGGKLGAEHTALTVSQSPSSFPGDFTSGLGPGLRSAMLQRGGPTNKKHGEGSLTATNAEEIKITLPEGFNPLQPLEELEKLNNFLVKSLHAEVWHPAGSSDCMRDDVIVESLPSLTQLYQRDMQALGVLIAEIFYSSKLRGLKPGNPLRQRFQAVMKLCSASLRDVPLSLHHALETLLLIEKHSGIAHRDVPDCPRPLLFNYDPICDGLPPPHPCQLLNSIISPFPFPSYFAALHQFIFSYHTKMETTSSLQGRDVVFHLWQQLETLLRGNITAEGLEILLPFILALMLEESTAVYAAWYLFEPISRVLGPRNANKYLQKPLINVYENPHCLRGRFYLYTDCFILQLIVRLGLQAFLSSLLPHVLQVITGFESCISGSGGEACKGLRGGTCNLGEEEEEDFQCGEGRPSSGSVSGNMGGSSGASGGVVVGDSGLVDYASGISLNDQVFLSEAEDFQNGFYVNSGAGVAAGKQQSQNSAAKDQDQESLSVGKLSDKSSTSELSLGDGDSMRDRASLKSADSSQDLKHASEGEEGGELEEEEVTETNEGKEGTDDPAAPNLELTLSGCTEASGATVATLEGEFVNGMALEETDKGNAGEQEEDDHDPSEESEEKEQKILLDTVCKTVRWLSAKLGPTVTSRYIARNLLRLLTNCYIGPQKHQFVAPVSEDSSLESVGLGSVYEKKPVVGDQTAGPVLDCLIYIAQLYGEPVLTYQYLPYIGYLVSPPSSQRLNTRKEASLLGAVALTQKIIVFLSDTTLMDMLMKINQDVLLPLLDLLTTPRMGFPSGVQTRTAVCLKTLSLMALICLRIGREMVQQHMADTLRRFFAVFSLLHSLQPQLDRAPRRLVGEVMVVDVCTSEESNVTYELGVLEELQTVFNPEMAHASYIPFYCLIGDMAIRKLVPNHELVWQLAQSYHHSLSQVSPETNPTTASRVELPASSMGLSSGFARRAGCSPFPAPSTISTQLGDSLPESGTFGSHLVGNRIQVSRDADYDGSSNMGLANSWGRSSHTTPIITTASTFTTPSVGTASFSSSWVMGPTLEDSALKQELPRSGRSLQGNWLAYWQYEIGLNQQDPHFHFHQIRLQSFLGHSGTTKCLAPLAGEDYFLSGSKDKTVKLWPLYNHGDGTQEVEPRLTYSDHRKSVFYVGQLETSQEVVSCDGTVHLWDQFTGKQIRSYEAVDGKNPITAVTTMPAPHCSVVFGSADSVLRFIDPRKPGLQHEFRLAYNNVSAGLIRYLAVSPSGRTVAAGFSSGFIVLLDARTGLILKGWPAHEGDILQMKAAEGNLVISSSTDYTLTVWKDLEHKPFRQYKSQSDPIHAFDLYGSEIVTGTVANKIGVYSMADISLSPVSSTKLSSENFRGTLTSLAVLPTKRLLLLGSENGAIRLLA; encoded by the exons ATGGATTGGCTGATGAATGCAGTTGAGAAGGACTTGGGGGTTGACCGACGGCAGCAAGGCCCAGGTCCCCGTCCCAGGGAGCTTGTAGCCCTTGTCCCTACGCGCTGGGTGCTGGgcctgagggagaggaggatcaTGCGCTGTGCCCGCTTCGACAGCATCAGTGAGGCAGAAATTCGGACGTACCTCCAATGTTCCCAAGCAAAGTTGCCTCCTGGATGGACACGTGTGTGCATTCAGGGTCTGAGGAAAAGCAAGCTGAGCTACAGATTGGCCAGAGACCCCTGTCATGAACAAATGGAGTTCATGTCACAGGATTCTTATGTCAAAACCATGCAGTGTGTGTCGCAACATAATGTCAG gAATCTATGGCGTGACACTCACTACAAGCTTGTGCAGGCATATGCAGCAGCCAGTGAGCAGATGCATACTGCAGCTGTAGATGCGGTGCGTCAGGCTTTACAGAAGCTCTTCAATTCCACTTTCATCTCATCTGACAAAGTGTCTCCATCCCTTTCTCCAgccagagaaaaggagaaagaaaactaCTTGTCATCCAGTTCATCTTGCTTTTCCAAGTCCCAGTCAGACCATCTTTGTCCTAATGTTCTGCCTGCAGAGTGTCTGCTGGAGACAGCAGAGGTGCTCTATGTGATTCTACCATATACTCAGTATTCACTCCATGATATTGTCTCCTTCAGCCCAGCCAAGCTTGCTAACAGCCATGCCAAAGTGTTGTTCATTCTGTACCAGTTACTCATAGCCCTGCAGACATGTCATGCAGCAGGTCTTTCTTGTGGAGAACTCTCCCTACAGGACATAGCAGTAGatgagcagctctgcagtcgCCTCAAGATCCACCTAGCCCATTATGAGGAACTTGGGGCAGAAGAGGATGCAAACAGTGATGTTACTGGCAGAGAAGTGCCAAAAAGTGTCCTGCCAAGGGACTACTCATGTATGAGCCAAGAGAACAAGAGACTTTGCAAAGACTGCTTTGGTGAACTCAAGATGTTGGTTCTGGACTGGGTCCATGGACGAGTCAGTAACTTCCGCTACTTGATGGAACTGAACAGGCTAGCAGGACGGCGAGAAGGAGACCCTAATTATCACCCAGTGCTGCCTTGGGTGGTGGATTTCACTGTGCCATTTGGAAAATTCCGGGACCTCAGGAGGTCAAAGTTCAGGCTCAATAAAGGGGATAAGCAGCTGGACTTCACATATGAGATGACCAAAGAGGCTTTGGCAGCTGCAGTGGGTAATGGGGTAGGTGGAAGTGGTGTAGGCGGAGACCTCAGTGGCTCtgttggtgctggtggtgctggacAGCCTGACCACCTCCATGTACCTCATCACATATCTGATGTGCTCTCAGACATTACCTACTATGTCTACAAAGCCCGGCAGACACCCAAGTCAGTGTTGTGCAGCCATGTTAGATCCCAGTGGGAGCCTAATGAATACCCAGCCAGTATGGAGCGCATGCAGAGCTGGACCCCTGATGAGTGCATTCCAGAGTTCTACACAGATCCCTCCATTTTCCGCTCTATCCACCCCGACATGCCAGACCTGGATGTGCCTTCCTGGTGCAAGTCGTGTGAGGAGTTCATTGAGGTCCATCGACGCCTtctggagagcagagaggtgtcCCAGCATTTGCATCACTGGATAGATCTCACATTTGGTTATAAGCTTTCTGGTAAAGAAGCTGTCAAGGCCAAGAATGTGTGCCTGCACCTAGTGGACAACCACACCAATCTGACTACCTATGGTGTAGTTCAGCTGTTTGACCAGCCCCACCCGCCCCGCTTATCTCCTTCCCAGTATGCCCCAGCAGAACCTCCTCTCCTTGGCCTTGCTGCTCTTACTGTGCCTTCTCTACACGTCCCTCAAATCAACACCATGGCTGACACTGTGGATGGAATGGTGCCAGAGTCCACAGGATGTGAGTCCAGTGCATGGACCGTGgtagacagagatgaagagcttGAACAAGGTATGGAAGCTTTAGACTCATTATCGTCCACTGGCTCCTCTGGTCCTGTGTCCTGCTCTGTCCCAATGCCAAGCACGACGGGAGGAAAGTTGGGAGCAGAGCACACTGCACTTACTGTATCTCAGTCCCCGAGTTCATTCCCTGGTGATTTCACAAGCGGCTTAGGCCCTGGTTTACGCAGTGCCATGTTACAAAGAGGTGGGCCAACGAACAAAAAACATGGGGAGGGGAGTCTAACTGCCACCAATGCAGAGGAAATCAAAATCACCCTCCCCGAAGGCTTCAACCCATTGCAGCCTTTGGAAGAGCTGGAGAAGTTGAACAATTTCCTGGTGAAGAGTCTGCATGCTGAAGTGTGGCATCCTGCAGGATCTAGTGACTGCATGAGAGACGATGTGATAGTTGAATCTCTACCCTCTCTTACACAGCTCTACCAAAGAGACATGCAGGCCCTTGGTGTTCTCATCGCTGAGATATTCTACTCCTCTAAACTGAGAGGACTGAAACCAGGCAACCCCCTCAGACAGCGTTTCCAAGCTGTTATGAAGCTATGCTCTGCCAGCCTCCGTGATGTGCCACTGTCTTTGCATCATGCTCTGGAGACACTGCTGCTAATAGAGAAGCACTCTGGAATAGCACATAGAGACGTACCAGATTGCCCACGTCCACTCCTTTTCAATTATGACCCCATCTGCGACGGTCTGCCTCCCCCACACCCCTGCCAGTTGTTGAACTCAATCATCTCCCcctttcctttcccttcttATTTTGCAGCACTTCATCAATTTATCTTTTCCTATCACACCAAGATGGAGACTACGTCTAGTCTTCAAGGAAGAGATGTTGTCTTTCACCTGTGGCAGCAGCTTGAGACACTGTTGCGGGGAAACATCACAGCTGAGGGTCTTGAGATTCTCTTGCCCTTCATTCTAGCCCTCATGCTTGAAGAGTCCACTGCTGTCTATGCTGCTTGGTACCTTTTCGAGCCCATCTCTAGGGTGCTGGGTCCCAGAAATGCAAACAAGTACTTACAGAAGCCACTGATCAACGTTTATGAAAACCCTCACTGCCTGCGAGGACGTTTCTATCTTTACACTGACTGCTTTATTCTGCAGCTGATTGTGAGGCTCGGCCTGCAAGCCTTTCTGTCCAGCCTACTCCCCCATGTGCTGCAGGTCATCACTGGCTTTGAAAGCTGCATCTCAGGCTCTGGTGGGGAAGCTTGCAAAGGGCTGAGGGGTGGTACGTGCAATctaggagaggaagaggaagaagacttTCAGTGTGGTGAGGGACGACCGTCTTCTGGGTCTGTCAGCGGGAATATGGGAGGTAGCAGTGGAGCCAGTGGAGGAGTTGTGGTGGGAGATTCAGGGCTGGTTGATTACGCCTCTGGCATCAGCCTCAATGACCAAGTGTTTCTCTCAGAGGCAGAGGACTTTCAGAATGGATTCTATGTCAACAGTGGAGCAGGGGTGGCTGctgggaaacagcagagccaGAACTCTGCAGCCAAGGATCAAGACCAGGAGTCTTTAAGTGTGGGGAAACTAAGTGACAAAAGCAGCACAAGTGAGCTGTCACTAGGCGATGGAGACTCCATGCGGGATCGAGCCAGTCTCaaatcagctgacagcagccaggaCCTGAAACACGctagtgagggagaggagggaggagagctggaggaagaagaggtgacTGAGACTAATGAGGGCAAAGAGGGTACAGATGACCCGGCTGCTCCCAACCTGGAGCTCACTCTCTCTGGTTGCACAGAAGCTTCAGGAGCCACAGTTGCAACTCTGGAGGGAGAATTTGTGAATGGAATGGCACTGGAAGAGACTGATAAAGGCAATGcgggagagcaggaggaggatgaccaCGATCCATCAGAAGAGTCTGAGGAGAAAGAGCAAAAGATTCTTCTTG atacagtctGCAAAACAGTGCGATGGCTGTCAGCAAAGCTTGGACCAACAGTGACGTCTCGATACATTGCAAGAAATTTGCTGAGATTGCTTACAAATTGTTACATTG GGCCTCAGAAACACCAGTTTGTGGCCCCTGTGTCTGAGGACAGCAGTCTGGAGAGTGTGGGATTGGGCAGCGTGTATGAGAAGAAACCTGTGGTTGGAGACCAGACAGCAGGCCCTGTATTGGACTGTCTCATCTACATAGCTCAACTTTATGGAGAGCCTGTACTCACTTACCAGTACCTGCCTTATATAGGATACCTG GTTTCTCCACCTTCTTCACAGCGGCTCAACACACGAAAGGAGGCGAGTCTGCTTGGAGCTGTTGCACTTACACAGAAGATCattgtctttctctctgataCCACTCTGATGGACATGCTTATGAAGATCAATCAGGATGTGCTCCTGCCACTGCTGGACCTGCTCACCACCCCTCGTATGGG GTTCCCCAGTGGGGTGCAGACAcgcactgctgtctgtctcaaGACACTCAGCCTGATGGCTCTCATCTGTCTGCGCATTGGGAGGGAGATGGTGCAACAGCATATGGCTGACACTCTGCGTCggttctttgctgttttctctctgctgcattcTCTGCAGCCCCAG CTGGACAGGGCCCCTCGCAGACTTGTGGGAGAAGTCATGGTTGTGGACGTTTGCACATCCGAAGAGTCAAATGTCACATATGAGTTGGGGGTattggaggagctgcagactgTTTTTAACCCTGAGATGGCTCATGCCTCCTACATCCCCTTCTATTGTCTCATAG GTGACATGGCAATTCGAAAGCTGGTTCCCAACCATGAGCTGGTCTGGCAGTTGGCCCAATCCTACCATCATAGTCTGAGTCAGGTGAGTCCAGAAACGAACCCCACAACAGCATCCAGGGTGGAGCTACCTGCTTCCTCCATGGGTCTCTCTTCGGGTTTTGCCAGACGTGCCGGTTGCAGCCCATTCCCTGCACCCTCGACCATCTCCACCCAGCTCGGAGACTCCCTCCCTGAGTCAGGCACTTTTGGGAGCCACCTGGTAGGAAACCGCATACAAGTGTCACGTGATGCTGATTATGACGGTAGCTCAAACATGGGCTTGGCCAACTCCTGGGGACGCTCCAGCCATACCACACCCATCATCACCACTGCCTCCACCTTCACCACTCCATCCGTCGGCACagcttccttttcttcctcctgggTGATGGGCCCCACCCTAGAGGACAGTGCCCTGAAGCAGGAGCTCCCTCGCAGCGGCCGCTCATTGCAGGGCAACTGGCTGGCCTACTGGCAGTATGAGATTGGCCTCAACCAGCAGGATCCACATTTCCACTTCCACCAGATCCGACTGCAGAGCTTCCTGGGTCATTCAGGCACCACAAAGTGTTTGGCTCCACTGGCAGGAGAAGATTACTTCCTTTCTGGTAGTAAAGACAAGACTGTGAAACTCTGGCCCCTCTATAACCACGGGGATGGAACACAGGAGGTGGAGCCCAGGCTGACGTACAGCGACCATCGAAAGTCAGTCTTCTATGTTGGACAGCTGGAGACTTCGCAGGAGGTTGTCAGCTGTGATGGTACTGTGCACCTGTGGGACCAGTTTACAG GCAAGCAGATCCGCTCGTATGAAGCCGTGGACGGGAAGAATCCCATCACAGCTGTCACCACCATGCCAGCTCcacactgcagtgttgtgtttggcAGCGCGGATTCTGTTCTCCGCTTCATTGATCCTCGCAAACCAGGACTGCAG CATGAATTTCGTCTGGCATACAACAATGTGAGCGCTGGGCTCATCCGCTACCTGGCAGTGAGCCCTTCAGGGCGCACCGTGGCTGCAGGTTTCTCATCTGGCTTCATTGTTCTGCTAGATGCACGTACTGGACTTATTCTGAAGGGCTGGCCGGCTCATGAGGGAGACATCCTCCAAATGAAG